From Pseudarthrobacter equi, a single genomic window includes:
- a CDS encoding acyltransferase has product MNAQPDLNFDYSPWTFRDNASQAQREAQLERQRALAGKDGITIGEGAYVSALAMVDPDSLALGDESLIAAHAYLTGDLRIGSNCTVNAFTVVRGTVSMGDGVRIGAHTSILGFNHSMEPSAPVFRQPLTSKGIVFGDDVWIGSNAVVLDGVTVGSHAVLAAGAVVTKDVPDWAVVGGNPARFIRDRRTPRRPAGGGDGILRERLASFAGTARADAPEIIARSWQQEASGTGGFGEGRYVDRPGAAATVRAHCDAVEIADLLLRTTPPQLSRDAHADRLRSLQDPRTGLVPEYGPDGLPDAGEELAFGHGAATYHVLSVGYALDLLGSGFKHPIHAVAGTGPADLAARLNALPWRKEAWESGAWVDAWGTAEYWNLAHAADANPLSTGTLEALFGWLLTRVNSAAGTWGTPSADTRLKVVNGYYRLTRGTFAQFGLPVPHPEQLIDTVLEHGADPRYFADGRQNACNVLDVVHPLWLARKQVTHREADIKAWATTQLDHALGQWCPGQGMAFSAAPESGQQNFPGLQGTEMWLSIIWYLADLLGHSEALGYRPRGVHRPEPAFLLRTL; this is encoded by the coding sequence GTGAACGCCCAGCCAGACCTGAATTTCGACTACTCCCCCTGGACCTTCCGGGACAACGCCTCCCAGGCGCAGCGTGAGGCGCAGCTGGAACGGCAGCGGGCACTGGCCGGCAAGGACGGCATCACCATCGGCGAAGGGGCCTACGTTTCTGCGCTGGCCATGGTGGACCCGGACAGCCTGGCCCTGGGGGACGAATCGCTCATCGCCGCCCACGCGTACCTCACCGGGGACCTTCGGATCGGCAGCAACTGCACCGTGAACGCCTTCACGGTGGTGCGCGGAACCGTCAGCATGGGCGACGGCGTCCGCATCGGCGCCCACACCTCCATCCTGGGGTTCAACCACTCCATGGAACCGTCCGCACCGGTGTTCCGGCAGCCGCTCACCAGCAAGGGCATCGTCTTCGGCGATGACGTCTGGATCGGTTCCAACGCGGTGGTGCTCGACGGCGTCACGGTGGGTTCCCACGCGGTCCTCGCCGCCGGTGCCGTGGTCACCAAGGACGTGCCCGACTGGGCGGTGGTGGGCGGCAATCCGGCACGGTTTATCCGCGACAGGCGGACTCCCCGCAGGCCTGCCGGCGGCGGCGATGGGATCCTGCGTGAACGGCTTGCGTCCTTCGCCGGAACGGCCCGCGCGGACGCCCCGGAGATCATCGCCCGCTCGTGGCAGCAGGAGGCGTCCGGCACCGGCGGCTTCGGCGAAGGCCGCTACGTGGACCGTCCGGGTGCGGCGGCAACGGTCCGGGCCCACTGCGACGCGGTCGAAATCGCGGATCTCCTCCTCCGCACCACTCCCCCGCAGCTCAGCAGGGACGCACACGCGGACCGGCTCCGGTCCCTGCAGGATCCGCGGACGGGCCTGGTGCCCGAGTACGGCCCGGACGGGCTGCCGGACGCCGGAGAAGAACTGGCTTTCGGGCACGGGGCGGCCACGTATCACGTGCTCTCCGTGGGGTACGCCCTCGATCTGCTGGGAAGCGGATTCAAGCACCCCATCCACGCGGTGGCCGGGACCGGGCCTGCGGATCTGGCAGCCCGGCTGAACGCGCTGCCGTGGCGGAAGGAAGCCTGGGAATCCGGCGCTTGGGTGGACGCGTGGGGAACCGCGGAGTATTGGAACCTGGCCCATGCTGCGGACGCAAACCCCTTGAGCACCGGCACCCTTGAGGCCCTGTTCGGCTGGCTCCTGACCCGGGTCAACAGCGCCGCGGGAACCTGGGGAACCCCTTCCGCCGATACCCGCCTCAAGGTGGTCAACGGCTACTACCGGCTCACCCGCGGCACCTTCGCCCAGTTCGGACTGCCGGTCCCCCACCCGGAACAACTGATCGACACCGTCCTGGAGCACGGAGCTGATCCCCGGTATTTCGCAGACGGCCGGCAGAACGCCTGCAACGTGCTCGACGTGGTCCATCCGCTCTGGCTCGCACGGAAACAGGTGACGCACCGGGAGGCGGACATCAAGGCCTGGGCCACAACCCAGCTGGACCACGCCCTCGGCCAGTGGTGCCCCGGGCAGGGCATGGCCTTCAGTGCGGCACCCGAAAGCGGCCAGCAGAACTTCCCCGGCCTGCAGGGCACCGAAATGTGGCTCAGCATCATCTGGTACCTGGCGGACCTGCTGGGACATTCGGAGGCCCTGGGCTACCGCCCCCGCGGCGTGCACCGGCCGGAGCCGGCCTTCCTGCTCCGCACGCTGTAG
- a CDS encoding sugar phosphate isomerase/epimerase family protein: MHYLPEGRPVLTVSTLGAPGEGLGTVLGWLAEHGVAGVELRLAPGQIAAPAMTRQDRARLRSEVADAGVAITGLASYIRMADPAPDELVVGALEAALFLAADLGAPTVRVFPGAPTEPADYQQVPVTTTARNEVNALAAGRLTAVGRLAEDLDVFPALETHDSHPRGEDIAAILGQVEGRVGAVWDLMHPWRVGEGLEDTWNILAPWLTNGLGSVQVKDAGLPESRTPVTIGDGTLPVDGFAQLLKDRGYTGLLCLEWEKAWHPDAVRLDAAMGSTRAWYLRHWPDRPAVVEQAAVGQPAPDLPAVSPGEPPVSAQDTVVETP; this comes from the coding sequence TTGCACTACCTTCCAGAGGGCCGCCCGGTCCTGACAGTTTCCACCCTGGGCGCCCCCGGCGAAGGGCTCGGCACCGTTCTGGGCTGGCTGGCCGAACACGGCGTGGCAGGCGTTGAACTGCGGCTTGCGCCGGGCCAGATCGCAGCACCGGCGATGACCCGGCAGGACCGTGCCCGCCTCCGCTCGGAGGTGGCGGACGCCGGCGTGGCCATCACGGGGCTCGCCAGCTACATCCGGATGGCTGACCCGGCGCCGGACGAACTCGTGGTGGGTGCCCTGGAGGCCGCGCTGTTCCTGGCCGCGGACCTCGGAGCCCCCACGGTCCGGGTCTTTCCGGGCGCCCCCACGGAGCCCGCGGATTACCAGCAGGTTCCCGTGACGACGACGGCCCGCAACGAAGTCAACGCCCTCGCCGCCGGGCGACTCACCGCCGTCGGCCGCCTTGCCGAAGACCTGGACGTGTTCCCGGCGCTGGAAACGCACGACTCCCACCCCCGCGGAGAAGACATTGCCGCCATCCTGGGCCAGGTGGAGGGAAGGGTGGGTGCGGTGTGGGACCTGATGCACCCCTGGCGTGTGGGCGAAGGCCTCGAGGATACGTGGAACATCCTGGCGCCCTGGCTCACCAACGGCCTGGGCAGCGTCCAGGTCAAGGACGCCGGGCTTCCGGAGAGCCGGACGCCGGTGACGATCGGAGATGGGACCCTCCCGGTGGACGGTTTTGCGCAGCTCCTCAAGGACCGCGGCTACACCGGGCTGCTGTGCCTGGAATGGGAGAAGGCATGGCACCCCGATGCGGTCCGGCTGGACGCCGCCATGGGGTCCACCAGGGCCTGGTACCTGCGTCACTGGCCGGACAGACCAGCAGTGGTTGAGCAGGCAGCGGTTGGGCAGCCGGCGCCTGACCTGCCGGCCGTGAGCCCCGGCGAGCCGCCCGTTTCAGCCCAAGACACCGTTGTGGAGACACCGTGA
- a CDS encoding BNR-4 repeat-containing protein, which translates to MRINDNGAWCWFQDERALIDPANNTLLVGSVAAPEGPGGTDRGGNIEVAVLDPATGHSQVHVLHERLESDDHNAPALLIRPDGRYVAMYARHKTDNYSRWRVSVRPHDASEWEPEQVFNWTELAGGRGATYSNLHRLDAESRVYNFVRAINDDPTMLVSEDDGSTWSYGGKLFTRAKVGYVNGYTRYWGNGVDRIDLITTDHHPRDFNNSIYHGFIRDNALHDAEGRVVSKPLLGSAGVNQDTLTTVFRAGTEIDGDVLTHAWTADLRGQGNQLAAIISCRANDVNGPLQRQQRLDVDDHRLLYARFDGTEWALHPLAVAGPGLLPHEQDYTGLGAVDPNNLDQVYISTPVHPGTGEATDHYEIYRGRTADCGAGWSWSAVTENSGSDNLRPLVVPGDPSVHAVLWFRGSMASSQAYTAEVVGQVGSPDES; encoded by the coding sequence GTGCGCATCAATGACAACGGGGCATGGTGCTGGTTCCAGGACGAACGCGCCCTCATCGATCCGGCCAACAACACCCTGCTGGTGGGTTCCGTCGCCGCTCCGGAAGGCCCAGGCGGCACTGACCGCGGCGGCAACATCGAGGTGGCAGTGCTTGACCCCGCCACGGGGCACAGCCAGGTCCACGTGCTGCACGAACGGCTGGAATCCGATGACCACAACGCCCCGGCGCTGCTGATCCGGCCGGACGGCCGGTACGTGGCCATGTACGCCCGGCACAAGACGGACAACTACTCCCGCTGGCGCGTATCCGTGCGGCCGCATGACGCCTCCGAATGGGAGCCCGAGCAGGTCTTCAACTGGACCGAACTGGCCGGCGGCCGCGGCGCCACCTACTCCAACCTGCACAGGCTGGACGCCGAATCCCGCGTCTACAACTTTGTCCGCGCCATCAACGACGACCCCACCATGCTGGTGTCCGAAGACGACGGCAGCACCTGGAGCTACGGCGGCAAGCTCTTCACCCGCGCCAAGGTGGGTTACGTCAACGGCTACACCCGCTACTGGGGCAACGGGGTGGACCGGATCGACCTCATCACCACGGACCACCACCCCCGCGACTTCAACAACAGCATCTACCACGGTTTTATCCGCGACAATGCGCTGCACGACGCCGAAGGCCGGGTGGTGAGCAAGCCGCTCCTGGGGTCCGCGGGCGTCAACCAGGACACCCTCACCACCGTTTTCCGGGCCGGCACCGAGATCGACGGCGACGTCCTCACCCACGCCTGGACGGCAGACCTGCGGGGGCAGGGCAACCAGCTGGCGGCAATCATCAGCTGCCGGGCCAACGACGTGAACGGGCCGCTCCAGCGCCAGCAACGGCTCGACGTCGACGACCACCGGCTGCTGTACGCGCGCTTCGACGGAACGGAGTGGGCCCTGCACCCGCTGGCCGTGGCCGGCCCGGGCCTGCTTCCCCATGAGCAGGATTACACCGGGCTGGGCGCCGTGGATCCCAACAACCTGGACCAGGTCTACATTTCCACGCCGGTCCACCCCGGCACCGGCGAAGCCACGGACCACTACGAGATCTACCGGGGACGGACGGCCGACTGCGGCGCCGGCTGGAGCTGGAGCGCGGTGACCGAAAACTCCGGCTCCGACAACCTCCGCCCCCTGGTGGTTCCCGGCGATCCCTCGGTCCACGCCGTGCTGTGGTTCCGCGGCAGCATGGCCTCTTCCCAGGCGTACACCGCCGAGGTGGTGGGACAGGTGGGCAGCCCGGACGAGAGCTGA
- a CDS encoding DUF4193 domain-containing protein → MAVDYDAPRVTPEDEPNVAIEELKADKPGRREAAPDVDETDLADSFELPGADLSHEELQVQVVPVQADEFTCMSCFLVHHRSQLAREKDGKKYCRECES, encoded by the coding sequence ATGGCAGTTGATTACGACGCTCCCCGGGTGACGCCGGAAGACGAACCGAACGTAGCCATCGAGGAGCTGAAGGCCGATAAGCCGGGACGCCGGGAGGCCGCTCCCGATGTGGACGAGACGGACCTTGCGGACAGCTTCGAGCTCCCCGGAGCCGATCTGTCCCACGAGGAACTGCAGGTCCAGGTGGTCCCGGTCCAGGCGGATGAATTCACCTGCATGTCCTGCTTCCTGGTCCACCACCGCAGCCAGCTGGCACGGGAAAAGGACGGGAAGAAGTACTGCAGGGAATGCGAGTCCTGA
- a CDS encoding aspartate transaminase, with protein sequence MPEFVPASRVTRINTSPSVAAAARVRELKAEGWRILDLTVGEPDFDTPQHIKDAAVAAIGRGETKYTSVTGTPELQQAILQTLERKTGQQYTPGEITIGGGGKQVIFTAFMATLDAGDEVVIPAPYWVSYPDMVLANEGTPVIVPCSEDTGFKLTPEVLAAALTDRTKWVILNTPSNPTGAVYSRSELAGLAAVLKEHPAVHVLTDEIYDEIHFGAEPITSLVAVAPELKDRVLVTNGVSKAYAMTGWRLGYAGGPAPLVAAINKLQSQMSSCPSSVSQAAAAAALTGDQSFVRESVAVYRERRDAAVAGLNAIEGLKCATPEGAFYAYVNCGGVIGKTTPDGKLIANDEDFTLYLLDAASVAVIQGSAYGVGPYFRISYATGLPVIEESIAAIEKAVLALS encoded by the coding sequence ATGCCTGAATTCGTGCCAGCGTCACGCGTCACCCGAATCAATACCTCACCCAGCGTGGCCGCAGCGGCCCGTGTCCGGGAGCTCAAGGCCGAGGGCTGGCGGATCCTGGACCTGACGGTGGGTGAACCGGATTTCGATACCCCCCAGCACATCAAGGACGCCGCCGTCGCCGCCATTGGCCGCGGCGAAACCAAGTACACCTCGGTCACCGGAACGCCCGAACTCCAGCAGGCCATTCTCCAGACGCTCGAGCGCAAGACCGGGCAGCAGTACACGCCCGGCGAGATCACCATCGGCGGCGGCGGCAAGCAGGTCATCTTCACCGCCTTCATGGCCACCCTGGATGCAGGTGACGAAGTGGTCATTCCCGCCCCCTACTGGGTGTCCTACCCGGACATGGTGCTCGCCAACGAGGGCACACCGGTGATCGTCCCCTGCTCCGAGGACACCGGCTTCAAGCTGACTCCGGAGGTGCTGGCAGCCGCCCTCACGGACCGCACCAAGTGGGTCATCCTCAACACGCCGTCCAACCCCACCGGGGCTGTCTACTCCCGTTCCGAACTTGCCGGCCTGGCCGCGGTCCTCAAGGAGCACCCCGCGGTCCATGTCCTCACCGACGAGATCTACGACGAAATCCACTTCGGCGCGGAACCGATCACCAGCCTGGTTGCCGTGGCGCCGGAACTCAAGGACCGCGTGTTGGTCACCAACGGTGTCTCCAAGGCCTACGCCATGACCGGCTGGCGGCTCGGCTACGCCGGCGGGCCGGCGCCCCTGGTGGCAGCCATCAACAAGCTCCAGTCCCAGATGTCCTCCTGCCCGTCGTCCGTCAGCCAGGCGGCCGCCGCCGCGGCACTCACCGGCGACCAGTCCTTCGTCCGCGAAAGCGTGGCCGTGTACCGCGAACGCCGGGACGCGGCAGTTGCCGGGCTCAACGCCATCGAAGGCCTTAAATGCGCGACGCCGGAAGGCGCCTTCTACGCGTACGTCAACTGCGGCGGGGTCATCGGCAAGACCACGCCGGACGGGAAACTTATCGCGAACGACGAGGACTTCACCCTCTACCTGCTGGACGCCGCCTCCGTGGCTGTCATCCAGGGCTCGGCCTACGGCGTGGGCCCCTACTTCCGGATCTCCTACGCCACGGGACTGCCTGTGATCGAGGAATCCATCGCTGCCATCGAAAAAGCGGTCCTGGCGCTCTCCTGA
- a CDS encoding 4-carboxy-4-hydroxy-2-oxoadipate aldolase/oxaloacetate decarboxylase — translation MIHVKTKFDKPSEDAIERLSKFSSATVHEAQGRKGALSSKIKPIDRSMSFCGPAVTVVCAPRDNLMLQVAIHYARKGDVVLVAAGEFEEAGTFGDVLGNAMKAKGVAAMVTDSGVRDTKDLIELGLPVFSGSVCIKGTVKETIGPINHPLVFGDEIVYPGDVLLGDADGVVVVRKDEIEEVIALSQARVDAEDELIRLYKEGGTTIELCKLTDVLKAKGLLVEDAELEPAL, via the coding sequence GTGATCCACGTCAAGACCAAGTTCGACAAGCCCTCCGAGGACGCCATCGAACGACTGTCCAAGTTCTCCTCCGCCACGGTCCACGAAGCCCAGGGGCGCAAGGGTGCGCTGAGCTCGAAGATCAAGCCGATTGACCGCAGCATGTCCTTCTGCGGCCCGGCCGTCACCGTAGTGTGCGCGCCGCGGGACAACCTCATGCTGCAGGTGGCCATCCACTACGCCCGGAAGGGCGACGTTGTGCTGGTGGCGGCCGGTGAATTCGAGGAAGCCGGAACCTTTGGCGACGTGCTGGGCAACGCCATGAAGGCAAAGGGCGTCGCCGCCATGGTCACCGATTCCGGCGTGCGCGACACCAAGGACCTGATCGAGCTCGGCCTGCCCGTGTTCTCCGGCAGCGTCTGCATCAAGGGCACCGTCAAGGAAACCATTGGCCCCATCAACCACCCGCTGGTCTTCGGCGACGAAATTGTCTACCCCGGCGACGTCCTGCTGGGCGACGCCGACGGCGTCGTGGTGGTCCGGAAGGACGAGATCGAGGAAGTCATCGCATTGTCCCAGGCACGCGTTGACGCCGAGGACGAACTCATCCGCCTCTACAAGGAGGGCGGCACCACCATCGAGCTGTGCAAGCTCACGGACGTCCTCAAGGCCAAGGGCCTGCTGGTGGAGGACGCCGAACTCGAACCCGCGCTGTAA
- the nac gene encoding nitrogen assimilation transcriptional regulator NAC codes for MDTRKLAYFVKIVDSGSITKAAAALHVAQPALSQQVSSLETELKQRLLIRSKQGVEPTAAGHTLYRHSQTILRLVEQARLDVAASGAAPSGRVSIAIAPYSMASSLTPRIISEVNRRYPDIVLHLTEIYGGVLSEAIKNGRLDMALIYEPGPIRGVQFTTLIVEDLYLIVNGGRELPVGPEADTITLEQAATLGLFLPEQIHTLRQVVQAGIEGKGLTLRLVGEVESVPSLTRLLRSDLGATILPKSAADALFHEEDFRVLRIVDPALQCKIALCTPDHEPLSEAGSAVLLVLKEMLQEMLSSKYPPISAEKPAASN; via the coding sequence ATGGACACCCGCAAGCTGGCGTACTTCGTGAAGATCGTCGATTCCGGCAGCATCACCAAGGCAGCCGCCGCCCTCCATGTCGCCCAGCCGGCCCTGAGCCAGCAGGTTTCATCCCTGGAAACCGAGCTGAAGCAGCGGCTCCTGATCCGGAGCAAGCAGGGCGTGGAACCCACCGCCGCCGGCCACACCCTCTACCGCCACTCACAGACCATCCTGAGGCTGGTGGAACAGGCGCGGCTGGATGTGGCGGCATCCGGCGCTGCGCCGTCGGGCCGGGTTTCCATCGCCATCGCTCCCTACAGCATGGCGTCCAGCCTGACGCCGCGGATCATCAGCGAAGTGAACCGGCGCTACCCGGATATCGTGCTGCACCTGACGGAGATTTACGGCGGTGTACTCAGCGAGGCCATCAAGAACGGCCGGCTGGACATGGCCCTGATTTACGAGCCCGGGCCCATCCGGGGCGTGCAGTTCACCACCCTGATCGTCGAGGACCTGTACCTGATCGTCAACGGTGGCCGCGAGCTCCCGGTGGGGCCGGAGGCGGACACCATCACCCTGGAGCAGGCCGCCACGCTGGGCCTCTTCCTGCCGGAGCAGATCCACACGCTGCGGCAGGTGGTGCAGGCCGGCATCGAGGGCAAGGGGCTCACGCTCCGGCTGGTGGGCGAGGTGGAATCGGTTCCATCGCTCACCCGGCTGCTGCGCAGCGATCTGGGGGCCACCATCCTGCCGAAGTCGGCGGCGGACGCCCTGTTCCATGAGGAGGACTTCCGGGTCCTGCGGATCGTGGATCCGGCACTGCAGTGCAAGATCGCCCTGTGCACCCCGGACCATGAGCCGCTGTCCGAGGCCGGGTCCGCCGTGCTGCTGGTCCTGAAGGAAATGCTGCAGGAAATGCTCAGCAGCAAATACCCGCCGATTTCCGCCGAAAAGCCTGCCGCCTCGAATTAG
- a CDS encoding LamB/YcsF family protein codes for MPTVDLVADLGEGFGAYSIGDDKALLDIVSSANIACGFHAGDPDIMNATVAECVRKGVGIGAHPSFPDLRGFGRRAMDLTADEVRNDVVYQLGALTAFAAYHGGSVSHLAPHGRLGNLVATRADYAEAVADAAARVDPRLIVLAQDGELATAAADRGLQVAIVGIADRAYQEDGTLVPRSQPGAVIHDPAAIVERTVRMVCEGLITTATGRDLAIQADTILLHGDNPGAVELARLVRSELIAAGVTVAPLAQVLAAKQKVS; via the coding sequence ATGCCCACAGTTGATCTCGTAGCGGATCTTGGTGAAGGTTTTGGTGCCTACTCGATCGGCGACGACAAGGCCCTCCTGGATATCGTGTCCAGCGCCAACATCGCCTGCGGATTCCACGCCGGCGATCCGGACATCATGAACGCCACCGTTGCCGAATGCGTCCGCAAGGGAGTGGGCATCGGTGCCCACCCGAGCTTCCCGGACCTCCGCGGCTTCGGCCGCCGCGCCATGGACCTCACCGCGGACGAGGTCCGCAACGACGTCGTGTACCAGCTCGGCGCCCTCACCGCTTTCGCCGCCTACCACGGCGGATCCGTCTCTCACCTGGCACCGCACGGACGCCTCGGCAACCTCGTAGCCACCCGCGCCGACTACGCAGAGGCCGTGGCCGACGCCGCAGCCCGCGTGGACCCCCGCCTGATCGTGCTCGCCCAGGACGGCGAACTGGCCACCGCCGCAGCTGACCGTGGCCTGCAGGTAGCCATCGTGGGCATCGCCGACCGCGCCTACCAGGAGGACGGCACCCTGGTTCCCCGCAGCCAGCCCGGCGCCGTCATCCACGACCCCGCAGCCATCGTCGAACGGACGGTCCGGATGGTCTGCGAAGGCCTGATCACCACGGCGACCGGCAGGGACCTCGCCATCCAGGCAGACACCATCCTGCTGCACGGGGACAACCCCGGCGCCGTCGAACTGGCCCGCCTGGTCCGCAGCGAACTGATCGCCGCCGGCGTCACCGTGGCCCCGCTGGCGCAGGTGCTCGCCGCGAAGCAGAAGGTTTCCTGA
- a CDS encoding 5-oxoprolinase subunit B family protein codes for MPAPTIAAPAALEIHESGDAALRVVATSGNAEADWATVHSLAEWLAAAGVDGVHGAVPTYDSVLVEFDPYLTSARQVRAFVLLAMRQLDFTGATVREPRRFEVPVVYGGSYGPDLDRVAAQQGLDAADVIARHTEKTYVIRCLGAPAGSPMMDGPDFPFPVPRLKDPRLSVPAGAVSVAGRQAVIAPATAPGGWCVIGQTPLTVLDATREPLVPYVPGDELRFYAIPEGDFESLAGQFLEARP; via the coding sequence ATGCCGGCCCCAACCATCGCCGCCCCCGCGGCACTGGAAATCCACGAGTCGGGTGACGCTGCCCTCCGGGTGGTGGCAACTTCCGGCAACGCCGAGGCCGACTGGGCCACCGTCCACTCCCTGGCAGAGTGGCTGGCGGCGGCCGGCGTGGACGGCGTCCACGGCGCCGTGCCAACCTACGACTCCGTACTGGTGGAATTCGATCCCTACCTCACCTCCGCGCGGCAGGTCCGGGCCTTCGTGCTCCTCGCCATGCGCCAGCTGGACTTCACCGGCGCCACCGTCCGCGAACCCCGCCGCTTCGAAGTGCCGGTGGTGTACGGCGGCAGCTACGGACCGGACCTGGACCGCGTGGCAGCACAGCAGGGCCTGGACGCCGCTGACGTCATTGCCCGGCACACCGAAAAGACCTACGTCATCCGCTGCCTGGGAGCACCCGCGGGCTCTCCCATGATGGACGGGCCGGACTTCCCGTTCCCCGTCCCGAGGCTCAAGGATCCACGGCTCTCCGTCCCGGCAGGGGCAGTCTCCGTGGCCGGACGCCAGGCAGTGATTGCCCCGGCCACGGCACCCGGTGGCTGGTGTGTCATCGGCCAGACGCCGCTGACCGTCCTCGACGCCACCCGTGAACCGCTGGTGCCCTACGTTCCGGGCGACGAACTGCGCTTCTACGCCATCCCGGAAGGGGATTTCGAAAGCCTCGCCGGCCAGTTCCTGGAGGCGCGGCCATGA
- a CDS encoding 5-oxoprolinase subunit C family protein, with translation MTGSLVILQPGHSVVTDLGRTKGPGFGLPVNGALDQFSAKAANILAGNTDNEPLLELTALDFRMRATTDLLIAVTGAPLDLTVGGRDCPQWEPVSVRAGETVAVRGIRTGLRAYIAVHGSFTVPTLLGSCAPDTVVGFGLKLIEGTELATQKTTAPITQPHYGLPLFRLGLTKPDFTTHPVIDVTDGPDVAEFGDTADLLFISQYTVSPRSNHIGLRLGGALPERQLTSEVLSRGVPVGAIEVPSREELLVLHRGRGVTAGYPVLAVVASRSLDALAQARPGHTITFRKTTVADATATHRAACLELDRLRSTIQTVFGLLGIGAGERWHELSPASGS, from the coding sequence ATGACCGGATCCCTCGTCATCCTGCAGCCCGGGCACTCCGTGGTCACCGACCTCGGCCGCACCAAGGGCCCTGGCTTTGGCCTCCCGGTCAACGGCGCCCTGGACCAGTTCTCGGCCAAGGCCGCCAACATCCTGGCCGGGAACACGGACAACGAACCGCTGCTGGAACTCACCGCACTGGATTTCCGGATGCGCGCCACCACGGACCTGCTGATTGCCGTCACCGGCGCACCGCTGGACCTCACCGTGGGCGGCCGCGACTGCCCGCAGTGGGAGCCGGTCTCGGTCCGGGCCGGCGAAACAGTGGCAGTCCGTGGAATCCGTACCGGGCTCCGGGCCTACATCGCCGTCCACGGATCGTTCACGGTGCCCACCCTGCTGGGCAGCTGCGCCCCGGACACCGTGGTGGGCTTCGGCCTCAAACTCATTGAGGGAACCGAACTCGCCACGCAAAAGACCACCGCCCCCATCACCCAGCCGCATTACGGCCTGCCACTGTTCCGGCTGGGCCTGACCAAACCGGACTTCACCACCCACCCGGTCATCGACGTCACCGACGGTCCGGATGTGGCGGAGTTCGGCGACACCGCAGACCTGCTTTTCATCTCGCAGTACACCGTCAGCCCCAGGAGCAACCACATCGGCCTCCGGCTCGGCGGCGCACTGCCCGAACGCCAGCTCACCTCCGAAGTACTGTCCCGCGGCGTCCCGGTGGGGGCCATCGAGGTCCCGTCCCGGGAGGAACTGCTGGTCCTGCACCGGGGACGCGGCGTGACGGCAGGTTATCCGGTCCTGGCAGTGGTCGCCAGCCGCTCCCTGGACGCCCTGGCGCAGGCCAGGCCCGGACACACCATCACCTTTCGAAAGACAACCGTTGCTGATGCAACGGCCACCCACAGGGCAGCCTGCCTGGAACTGGACAGGCTGCGGAGCACCATCCAAACGGTCTTCGGACTCCTCGGCATCGGAGCCGGCGAGCGCTGGCACGAACTCAGCCCAGCGTCAGGAAGCTGA